In Candidatus Cohnella colombiensis, one DNA window encodes the following:
- a CDS encoding ThuA domain-containing protein: MSQSINVTVWNEYRHEKTNEKVAEVYPQGMHTAIAEGLETTGKITLATLDEAEHGLTEQVLNDTDVLIWWGHMAHGDVQDEIVERVHDRVLKGMGLIVLHSGHFSKIFKKLMGTGCDLKWREANEKERIWVVNPGHPIVDGIGEYIELPQEEMYGEHFDIPQPDELVLVSWFEGGEVFRSGCCFTRGMGKIFYFRPGHETYPTYYNPQVRKVISNAVKWAAPVKRDYPAYGNAQPLEVIKEKN, from the coding sequence ATGAGCCAATCCATTAATGTAACGGTCTGGAATGAATATCGCCACGAGAAGACGAATGAGAAGGTAGCGGAGGTCTATCCACAAGGGATGCACACGGCAATTGCGGAAGGCTTGGAGACTACTGGTAAAATCACACTGGCAACACTGGACGAAGCGGAGCATGGATTAACTGAGCAAGTGTTGAATGATACAGATGTGTTGATTTGGTGGGGACATATGGCGCATGGAGACGTGCAAGACGAAATTGTCGAGCGCGTACATGACCGTGTGCTGAAAGGAATGGGGCTAATCGTGCTTCACTCCGGACATTTTTCGAAAATTTTCAAAAAGCTCATGGGTACGGGCTGCGACCTGAAATGGCGCGAAGCCAATGAGAAGGAACGGATCTGGGTCGTTAATCCAGGTCACCCGATTGTAGATGGAATAGGTGAATATATCGAGCTGCCTCAGGAAGAAATGTATGGGGAACACTTCGACATTCCACAGCCGGACGAGCTTGTTCTTGTTAGCTGGTTCGAAGGTGGGGAAGTATTCCGCAGTGGCTGCTGCTTTACGCGCGGAATGGGTAAAATCTTCTATTTCCGTCCTGGACATGAAACGTACCCAACCTACTACAATCCGCAAGTTCGCAAAGTAATCTCCAACGCAGTGAAATGGGCAGCGCCAGTGAAGCGGGACTATCCGGCATATGGTAATGCGCAGCCGCTAGAAGTCATCAAGGAGAAAAACTAA
- a CDS encoding Gfo/Idh/MocA family oxidoreductase, whose protein sequence is MLKVGIIGTGNICKHAHLPGWLSHKEVELVAFCDAFVASAEAMAKDFPGAKVYEDYKQLLADPAIDIVGISTPNLYHSEIAIAALKQGKHVFCEKPDAVNPDEAQKMADEAKKSGKLLMTMRNNRFSEEAQYVKLLQEQGRLGDLYMGRCGWIRRRGIPGRGGWFTTKELSGGGPLIDLGVHMIDLALWLSGNPKPVSVTGTTYRKFADRPDASGNMPQGTFDVEDLAAGFIRFDNGASLQIEFSWASNVAQEQKFLEWRGTEGGFSLVNDQLKLFTEDAGVLVDQTPHFNDSKVPQHTANIHHFVECVLGREVPTITPEHGVDMIRILSAIYKSAETGREVIL, encoded by the coding sequence ATGTTAAAAGTAGGCATTATTGGTACGGGGAATATTTGTAAGCATGCGCATCTTCCGGGATGGCTAAGTCATAAGGAAGTTGAGCTGGTCGCATTCTGTGATGCATTTGTAGCTTCAGCGGAAGCGATGGCGAAAGATTTTCCTGGGGCAAAAGTATATGAGGACTATAAGCAACTGCTCGCAGATCCTGCCATTGATATTGTAGGCATCAGCACTCCAAATTTATATCACTCGGAAATCGCAATTGCAGCACTGAAGCAGGGTAAGCATGTTTTCTGTGAAAAACCTGATGCCGTAAACCCAGATGAAGCGCAAAAGATGGCGGATGAAGCGAAGAAATCTGGCAAGCTGCTCATGACGATGCGTAACAATCGGTTTTCGGAAGAAGCACAATATGTGAAGCTGCTTCAGGAGCAAGGTAGGCTGGGCGATCTCTATATGGGGCGATGTGGTTGGATTCGCCGTCGCGGAATTCCGGGTCGCGGTGGCTGGTTTACGACAAAGGAACTATCTGGAGGCGGACCACTAATTGATCTTGGTGTTCATATGATTGATTTGGCGCTATGGCTCAGCGGTAATCCGAAGCCTGTGTCAGTTACGGGAACGACGTATCGTAAGTTTGCTGATCGTCCGGACGCATCGGGCAACATGCCACAAGGGACATTTGACGTGGAGGATCTGGCTGCTGGTTTCATCCGATTCGATAATGGTGCTAGCTTGCAAATCGAATTTAGTTGGGCATCGAACGTTGCACAAGAGCAGAAGTTTTTGGAATGGCGTGGTACGGAAGGCGGCTTTAGCCTGGTCAATGATCAGTTGAAGCTATTTACCGAAGATGCAGGTGTACTTGTAGATCAAACACCACATTTCAACGATTCCAAAGTTCCGCAGCACACGGCGAACATTCATCATTTCGTAGAATGTGTGCTCGGTCGAGAAGTTCCGACAATTACGCCGGAGCATGGTGTAGATATGATCAGAATTTTATCAGCGATTTATAAATCAGCTGAAACGGGTCGCGAAGTTATATTATAG
- a CDS encoding EAL domain-containing protein — protein MSSIIRNMTSPISDFGTVEFATELAELHPLLLESIYEKKQGNDVDNEALRNRPLSLQYENQQQLLRLIVKLQQRLHDDEAKQIRCRFSIVDSRNEMGMGEISRNSDSVDIADVVDSNQTWLPLHELFAEVEGRSVSEYILHNLFTTHLQPIVQPEGMIMGYEFLLRPLPELKPFRPAQLFQSARQIRQHSFLDRAARQLAIRLGSIHLEKGTKRFINFLPSSFHHADLSVEETLDLIRNSGTDPQDYVFEVIETERLDDPALHKVFEAYRKQGAQMALDDVGSGFATLNIVDQLQPDYVKMDRQWVSNCDIDSDKQKYIDDLLERVTRIHGTVLAEGIEREEEWQYLKKAGIPLFQGYLFGRAAPLPVANTGFAGSAASN, from the coding sequence ATGTCTTCAATAATTCGCAACATGACTTCTCCAATTAGCGACTTTGGCACCGTAGAGTTTGCCACTGAGCTCGCTGAGCTACACCCCCTTCTTTTAGAGTCAATTTATGAGAAAAAGCAGGGAAACGATGTTGATAATGAAGCTTTGAGAAATCGTCCACTATCACTGCAATACGAGAATCAACAACAATTATTGCGTCTTATAGTGAAGTTACAGCAGCGATTGCATGACGACGAGGCAAAACAAATTCGGTGTCGTTTCAGCATAGTGGATTCTCGGAATGAGATGGGAATGGGCGAAATAAGCCGTAATTCTGATTCGGTTGATATTGCTGATGTGGTCGATTCGAATCAAACTTGGCTACCCTTGCATGAGCTGTTCGCTGAAGTCGAAGGTCGGAGCGTCTCGGAATATATTTTGCACAATCTATTTACAACACATCTCCAACCGATTGTACAGCCGGAAGGTATGATTATGGGTTACGAATTTCTGCTGCGACCTTTGCCTGAGCTTAAGCCATTCCGACCAGCTCAATTATTTCAAAGTGCGCGTCAAATTCGCCAACATTCTTTTCTTGATCGCGCGGCTCGTCAATTAGCGATACGTCTTGGATCGATCCATTTGGAGAAAGGGACGAAGCGCTTTATCAATTTCCTGCCCTCATCGTTTCATCATGCAGATCTTAGTGTGGAGGAGACACTTGATCTTATTAGGAACTCAGGAACTGATCCGCAGGATTATGTGTTTGAGGTAATCGAAACGGAACGATTGGATGATCCCGCGTTGCACAAAGTGTTTGAAGCGTATCGAAAGCAAGGAGCACAAATGGCTCTCGATGATGTGGGCTCAGGCTTTGCAACATTGAATATCGTCGATCAGCTTCAACCTGATTATGTGAAAATGGACCGTCAATGGGTGAGCAATTGTGATATAGATTCAGATAAACAGAAATATATTGACGATCTACTTGAGCGAGTTACGCGGATTCACGGTACGGTGCTTGCGGAAGGGATCGAGCGCGAGGAAGAATGGCAATACTTAAAAAAGGCCGGGATTCCTCTATTTCAAGGCTATCTGTTTGGCAGAGCGGCACCATTACCTGTGGCTAACACTGGCTTTGCAGGTTCGGCAGCGTCGAATTAA
- the gatC gene encoding Asp-tRNA(Asn)/Glu-tRNA(Gln) amidotransferase subunit GatC: MSITVKDVEHVANLARLELSDADKEQFTDQLNAILKYAEKLNELNTDGIEPTSHVLPLANVMREDTVKPSLPIEKVMLNAPEEEDGQFKVPAVLE, from the coding sequence ATGAGTATTACGGTGAAAGATGTTGAGCATGTTGCTAATCTAGCGCGCTTGGAGCTGTCTGACGCAGATAAGGAGCAATTTACAGATCAGCTCAATGCGATTTTGAAATATGCTGAGAAATTGAACGAGTTAAATACGGATGGAATTGAGCCGACAAGCCATGTTCTGCCACTGGCGAACGTGATGCGTGAAGATACGGTGAAGCCGTCGCTACCGATTGAGAAAGTAATGCTGAACGCACCTGAAGAGGAAGACGGACAGTTTAAGGTGCCAGCTGTATTGGAATAG
- the gatA gene encoding Asp-tRNA(Asn)/Glu-tRNA(Gln) amidotransferase subunit GatA, with translation MSLFDMRLSDIHNRLNNKELSVTELVDASFARIAATDAKIGAFLNLNEAGARKEAAALDAQLAAGGERGLLFGVPAGIKDNIVTEGLRTTCASRFLENYDPIYDAAVVTKLRAAQSITMGKLNMDEFAMGGSNENSAFHPVHNPWDLDRVPGGSSGGSAAAVASGQVYFTLGSDTGGSIRQPAAYCGVVGLKPTYGLVSRYGLVAFASSLDQIGPITKNVEDSAYVLQAIAGHDERDTTSANVNIPDYVSALTGDVKGLRIGVPKEYLGAGIDPTVKERVLEALKVFESMGAVWEEVSLPHTEYAVATYYLLASSEASSNLARFDGVRYGVRAEDPANLLDLYRKSRSEGFGAEVKRRIMLGTYALSSGYYDAYYKKAQQVRTLIKRDFDQVFEKYDLIIGPTAPTPAFKLGEQVGDPLTMYLNDICTIPVSLAGVPAISIPCGLANGLPVGMQIIGKPFDESTVLRAAHAFEGQTGFHNLRPALS, from the coding sequence ATGTCGTTATTTGATATGCGATTATCTGATATACATAATCGTCTTAACAATAAGGAATTATCGGTCACAGAGTTGGTCGATGCATCATTTGCTCGAATTGCTGCTACAGATGCTAAGATCGGTGCGTTTCTCAACTTGAACGAAGCAGGCGCACGCAAAGAAGCGGCCGCTCTAGATGCACAGCTGGCAGCAGGTGGCGAACGCGGTCTGTTGTTCGGTGTTCCTGCTGGAATTAAGGATAATATCGTTACGGAAGGACTTCGTACAACTTGTGCAAGTCGCTTCCTTGAAAATTATGATCCGATCTATGATGCAGCTGTTGTGACGAAGCTACGTGCAGCACAGTCGATCACAATGGGTAAGCTCAATATGGATGAATTCGCCATGGGCGGATCGAATGAGAACTCTGCATTCCATCCTGTGCACAACCCTTGGGATCTAGATCGCGTACCTGGTGGTTCAAGTGGTGGTTCTGCCGCTGCTGTCGCCTCTGGGCAAGTGTATTTTACACTCGGATCAGACACCGGTGGTTCGATACGCCAGCCAGCTGCTTATTGCGGTGTTGTTGGATTGAAACCGACCTATGGTCTCGTATCACGATACGGCCTAGTTGCTTTTGCATCCTCGCTTGATCAGATTGGTCCTATAACGAAGAATGTAGAAGATTCAGCCTACGTGCTTCAAGCCATTGCAGGTCATGATGAAAGAGACACGACATCGGCGAATGTGAACATTCCGGATTATGTTTCTGCGTTAACAGGTGATGTCAAAGGACTTCGAATCGGTGTGCCCAAAGAATATCTAGGTGCAGGAATCGATCCGACCGTTAAAGAACGAGTGCTAGAAGCGCTTAAAGTATTTGAATCGATGGGCGCAGTATGGGAAGAAGTATCGTTACCGCATACGGAATATGCAGTGGCAACGTATTATTTGCTTGCATCCTCTGAAGCATCTTCTAACTTAGCTCGTTTCGACGGTGTGCGCTATGGTGTACGTGCAGAAGATCCTGCGAATTTGCTCGACTTGTATCGCAAGTCGCGGAGTGAAGGGTTCGGAGCTGAGGTGAAACGTCGGATCATGCTCGGAACTTATGCGCTGAGCTCAGGCTACTATGATGCCTATTATAAGAAAGCACAGCAAGTGCGCACACTTATCAAACGTGACTTCGATCAAGTGTTTGAAAAGTACGATCTCATTATCGGACCGACTGCACCGACGCCTGCATTTAAGCTGGGCGAACAGGTTGGCGATCCGCTTACGATGTACTTGAACGATATTTGCACGATTCCTGTCAGCTTGGCGGGAGTTCCGGCTATCAGCATTCCATGTGGACTCGCTAATGGCTTGCCAGTAGGTATGCAAATTATCGGCAAACCGTTCGATGAATCAACTGTGCTTAGAGCAGCACATGCATTTGAAGGCCAAACCGGGTTCCACAACCTGCGTCCGGCGCTGTCATAG
- the gatB gene encoding Asp-tRNA(Asn)/Glu-tRNA(Gln) amidotransferase subunit GatB: protein MSKYETVVGLEVHVELHTKSKIFCGCSTSFGAPPNTHTCPVCLGHPGVLPVLNRQAVEYAMKAAMAINCEIAEWCKFDRKNYFYPDSPKAYQISQYDQPIGQNGWIDIEVDGKIKRIGITRLHLEEDAGKLTHIDGGFGSLADFNRVGTPLVEIVSEPDIRSPEEAKAYLEKLRAIMQYCDVSDVKMEEGSLRCDANISLRPYGQEKFGIRAELKNMNSFRGVQRGLEYEQIRQADVLDSGGEVVQETRRWDEGQGKTFSMRGKEEAHDYRYFPDPDLVRLHIDTEWKARVKASIPELPDARQARYIEQYSLSSYDAGVLTASMKLANLFEESLNYTSDAKASANWLMGDLLGYLNSSGLELDQVKLTGQGLGEMIQLIEKGTISNKLAKTVFKAIVETGKAPATIVEEQGLVQISDEGAILSVVDAIIAANPQSVEDFRNGKDKAIGFLVGQVMKETKGKANPGLVNKLLTDRLNG, encoded by the coding sequence ATGTCAAAATATGAAACGGTTGTCGGCTTAGAAGTTCACGTGGAGCTGCATACGAAATCGAAGATTTTTTGCGGATGTTCCACTTCCTTCGGTGCTCCGCCCAACACGCACACTTGCCCTGTATGTCTCGGACATCCAGGCGTGCTGCCAGTACTTAACCGCCAAGCGGTTGAATATGCGATGAAGGCGGCCATGGCTATCAACTGCGAAATTGCAGAATGGTGCAAGTTTGACCGAAAGAATTATTTTTATCCGGATTCACCTAAAGCCTATCAGATCTCGCAATACGATCAACCAATTGGGCAAAATGGATGGATCGACATTGAGGTTGACGGTAAGATCAAACGAATCGGCATTACTCGCCTTCATCTTGAAGAGGATGCGGGTAAGCTAACACACATAGATGGCGGTTTCGGGTCACTTGCGGACTTTAACCGTGTCGGTACACCGCTTGTGGAGATCGTATCCGAGCCAGATATTCGTTCACCAGAGGAAGCGAAGGCATACTTGGAGAAACTCCGCGCGATTATGCAATATTGCGACGTGTCCGATGTGAAGATGGAAGAAGGAAGCTTGCGTTGCGATGCCAATATCAGTCTTCGTCCGTATGGACAAGAGAAATTCGGTATTCGCGCAGAGTTGAAAAATATGAACTCCTTCCGTGGCGTACAGCGTGGTCTAGAGTACGAACAAATACGTCAAGCGGACGTTCTTGATAGTGGCGGGGAAGTTGTGCAGGAGACTCGTCGTTGGGATGAGGGACAAGGGAAGACGTTCAGTATGCGTGGCAAGGAAGAAGCGCATGACTATCGTTATTTCCCGGATCCGGACCTCGTTCGCTTACACATTGATACAGAGTGGAAAGCACGCGTTAAGGCATCCATACCAGAACTGCCCGATGCTCGCCAAGCGAGATATATCGAACAATACAGCTTGTCCTCGTATGATGCAGGTGTGCTGACAGCTTCGATGAAGCTGGCTAACTTATTTGAGGAAAGCTTGAACTATACGTCTGATGCGAAGGCATCGGCCAACTGGCTCATGGGCGACCTGCTTGGCTATCTCAATTCCAGCGGACTTGAGCTTGATCAAGTGAAATTAACGGGTCAAGGACTTGGTGAGATGATTCAGTTAATTGAGAAGGGTACGATCAGCAACAAGCTGGCAAAGACAGTGTTCAAAGCGATTGTGGAGACAGGAAAAGCTCCTGCAACGATTGTTGAAGAGCAAGGGCTTGTTCAAATTAGCGATGAGGGAGCGATTCTTTCGGTTGTAGATGCTATCATCGCTGCGAATCCGCAATCGGTAGAAGACTTCCGTAATGGCAAAGACAAGGCTATCGGCTTCCTTGTCGGACAAGTGATGAAGGAAACGAAAGGTAAAGCGAATCCGGGTCTAGTGAACAAGCTCTTGACCGATCGTTTGAACGGATAA
- a CDS encoding Fur family transcriptional regulator encodes MDSRVEHAVGQLKSDGVRMTPQRYAILHFLMDACHHPTADDIFQALSPHYPSLSVATVYNNLKVFVESGLVRELTYGDDSSRFDADLSDHYHAICTKCGTMVDFEHPPVREVEQTAEVMTGFKVHGHRMEVYGICPTCQTLHA; translated from the coding sequence ATGGACTCCAGGGTAGAGCATGCCGTGGGTCAGCTCAAATCCGACGGTGTTCGGATGACTCCGCAACGGTATGCAATATTACACTTTTTAATGGACGCTTGTCATCATCCAACAGCAGACGACATTTTTCAGGCACTTTCACCTCATTATCCGAGCCTGAGTGTAGCGACAGTATATAACAACTTGAAGGTGTTCGTAGAATCAGGTCTCGTAAGAGAGTTGACCTATGGAGATGATTCAAGTCGATTCGATGCTGATTTATCGGATCACTATCATGCCATCTGCACGAAGTGTGGAACGATGGTAGATTTTGAGCATCCACCAGTTAGAGAAGTAGAGCAGACCGCAGAAGTGATGACAGGCTTTAAAGTTCATGGTCATCGCATGGAAGTGTACGGAATATGTCCAACTTGCCAAACATTGCATGCCTAA
- a CDS encoding glycosyl hydrolase family 18 protein — translation MEITPMIEPRPQGKRSGLRFIMLLLIVFIVVAAAVLGWLASRPTPNKEMIIPSYMEKSSPIMIEGEWTHQYALGSGEGMLIPLSLAEQLFGEAVHYEAASESIILTTATQVLHFRTGQLDATLNRKSIELRFAATKESDNLYLPLAPLTELFGVKAEEGAESGIVTLQVPGQAVQHAVVPEDAAKPIQLRDGPADSFPIVEQLEAGADVLLWSESEGWYKAQSNASGHIGFISKTAVSLTSVETFAANTEIVEPFGAWKSAGERVNLTWEAVYSANPKTSEIGELQGVNVVSPTWFELTDGAGNIRSKADASYSAWAKARGIQVWALFSNGFEPNRTTEALSTYESRSTMIQQLLAYAKSFHLQGINIDFENVYTKDKENLIQFVRELTPLLHEMNLVVSIDVTAKSNSEMWSAFLDRRSLGAVVDYMMVMAYDEHWASSPIAGSVSSLSWAENSIKRILEEDDVPSRKLILGIPLYTRVWTETTKEDGSKKVSSKSIGMGSTQNIIKDQKLTPVFSEQTGQNYVEYTEDGALKKIWIEDATSIKARAELAKKYNLGGVATWRRGFETSNIWGVLDETLQSRP, via the coding sequence ATGGAAATTACTCCGATGATCGAGCCCAGACCGCAAGGCAAACGTAGTGGACTCCGATTTATCATGCTATTGTTGATCGTTTTTATCGTTGTTGCAGCTGCAGTGTTAGGATGGCTTGCTAGTCGTCCAACGCCGAATAAAGAGATGATCATTCCTTCATATATGGAGAAGAGTAGTCCGATTATGATAGAAGGTGAATGGACACACCAATATGCATTAGGCTCAGGGGAAGGTATGCTTATTCCACTTTCCCTCGCGGAACAATTGTTCGGTGAAGCTGTTCATTACGAGGCAGCGTCGGAATCTATCATTTTGACGACAGCTACGCAAGTATTACATTTTCGCACAGGGCAATTGGATGCGACATTGAATCGCAAGTCGATTGAGTTGAGATTCGCTGCAACGAAGGAATCGGATAATTTATATCTTCCCCTAGCACCGTTAACAGAGCTGTTCGGTGTAAAGGCGGAAGAAGGTGCTGAATCGGGAATTGTGACGCTACAAGTACCAGGACAAGCTGTACAACATGCGGTTGTCCCTGAAGACGCGGCAAAACCGATTCAATTGCGTGATGGTCCTGCGGATTCATTTCCGATTGTTGAGCAGCTTGAGGCTGGAGCGGATGTGCTTCTTTGGAGTGAAAGTGAAGGCTGGTACAAAGCTCAATCCAACGCTTCTGGCCACATCGGATTCATCTCCAAAACGGCAGTGAGTCTTACTTCAGTCGAGACTTTTGCTGCCAATACAGAGATCGTAGAGCCATTCGGCGCATGGAAAAGTGCAGGTGAGCGCGTCAATTTGACTTGGGAGGCAGTTTATTCAGCCAATCCGAAAACAAGTGAGATTGGTGAGCTTCAAGGTGTGAATGTTGTTAGTCCAACTTGGTTTGAGCTTACAGATGGTGCGGGTAACATTCGTAGTAAAGCAGATGCATCTTATTCTGCTTGGGCAAAAGCACGAGGCATTCAAGTGTGGGCGCTGTTCAGCAATGGTTTTGAACCGAATCGTACCACTGAAGCATTGTCAACGTATGAATCGAGATCAACAATGATCCAACAGCTGCTTGCTTACGCGAAGTCGTTTCATCTACAAGGGATTAATATCGATTTTGAAAATGTATATACGAAGGATAAAGAAAATCTCATTCAATTCGTTAGAGAGCTAACACCGTTGCTTCATGAAATGAACCTTGTCGTATCGATAGATGTTACAGCAAAGTCCAACAGTGAGATGTGGTCTGCATTTCTTGATCGTAGAAGCTTGGGCGCTGTTGTCGATTACATGATGGTCATGGCGTATGACGAGCATTGGGCGAGCAGCCCGATCGCAGGCTCTGTATCCTCACTCTCGTGGGCAGAAAACTCGATAAAGCGTATTTTAGAGGAAGATGATGTACCCTCTCGCAAGCTCATTCTAGGTATTCCACTCTATACGAGAGTATGGACTGAAACGACCAAAGAAGATGGGAGCAAGAAGGTAAGCTCGAAATCCATTGGTATGGGTTCTACGCAAAACATTATTAAGGATCAAAAGCTTACTCCAGTGTTCTCAGAGCAGACAGGTCAAAATTATGTGGAATACACTGAGGATGGAGCGCTCAAGAAAATTTGGATTGAGGATGCAACCTCAATTAAAGCGCGTGCGGAGTTGGCGAAGAAGTACAATCTTGGTGGTGTTGCGACGTGGAGACGTGGCTTTGAAACGTCGAATATATGGGGCGTGTTGGATGAGACGTTGCAAAGTCGACCATAG
- a CDS encoding DUF2614 family zinc ribbon-containing protein yields the protein MKWRASKITTFRTWGLALTLLGLGIMVFGTAGILMFGNVGKIIAAVFMVLGMISCFVSMGLYFWVGMLSTSAPVIECPQCAKRTKMLGTTDRCMYCHTILTIDPSLATEDKMENHEVDANIDTTNTLSKS from the coding sequence ATGAAATGGAGAGCGAGTAAAATCACAACCTTCCGCACATGGGGTCTAGCCCTCACGTTGCTTGGTTTAGGAATCATGGTATTTGGTACAGCAGGTATTCTGATGTTCGGCAATGTCGGAAAAATCATCGCTGCAGTGTTCATGGTTCTCGGTATGATTAGCTGCTTTGTAAGTATGGGACTTTACTTCTGGGTGGGGATGCTCTCTACTAGTGCACCTGTCATCGAATGTCCGCAATGTGCGAAACGAACGAAGATGCTCGGCACTACCGATCGTTGTATGTACTGCCACACTATATTAACCATTGATCCCTCACTTGCAACTGAAGATAAAATGGAGAACCACGAAGTGGACGCTAATATTGACACAACGAATACACTTTCAAAGTCATAA
- a CDS encoding nucleotidyltransferase-like protein, producing MDKFNKLDILNMTRFEGEEGLISLLTFTNSLSFQPVIDGMDQQVLLIMERVTPGKELEHWVQSNIRVCVQRITPSQLEKWLISSDNHDVVQGLVRGDVVIDRNGYLQKLRDQFIEWPPLLRLQKMLSEFSHFARSYMKAKQDIKEGHVLDAYANVLASLHYWAHIAIVEAGMHPELTVWDQIKRVNLGIYKLYEELTTSTETVEQRVQLVLLACEFSVLTKMESSCALLMNIVSSREQPWSPSELMQHKDLIGLSIDISLLLQKLVKRGCIHEVALAAMGKQTELVELRYTISS from the coding sequence ATGGATAAGTTCAATAAGTTAGATATATTGAATATGACAAGGTTTGAGGGGGAGGAAGGATTAATCAGCCTGCTAACGTTTACGAACAGCTTATCCTTCCAACCAGTCATTGATGGAATGGATCAGCAAGTGTTGCTCATTATGGAGCGAGTGACGCCAGGTAAAGAGTTGGAGCACTGGGTGCAAAGTAATATACGTGTTTGTGTTCAGCGAATTACGCCCAGTCAGTTGGAAAAATGGTTAATTAGCAGCGATAATCATGATGTGGTGCAGGGGCTTGTTAGAGGCGATGTTGTAATAGACCGTAATGGTTATCTGCAAAAATTGCGCGATCAGTTTATTGAATGGCCTCCGCTCCTCCGCTTGCAGAAGATGCTGAGTGAATTTTCGCATTTCGCTCGTTCCTATATGAAAGCTAAGCAGGACATTAAGGAAGGGCATGTACTCGATGCCTACGCAAATGTGTTGGCTTCCTTACATTATTGGGCGCATATTGCAATCGTTGAAGCGGGAATGCATCCAGAGCTTACGGTGTGGGATCAGATTAAACGAGTGAATTTGGGGATTTACAAGTTATATGAAGAATTGACGACAAGCACAGAGACGGTTGAGCAACGTGTTCAGCTTGTATTGCTCGCCTGCGAATTTTCCGTATTAACGAAGATGGAATCTTCATGTGCACTATTAATGAACATTGTGAGCAGTCGCGAACAGCCTTGGTCGCCTTCTGAGCTCATGCAGCATAAGGATCTCATAGGTTTATCTATAGATATATCTTTATTATTACAGAAGCTCGTCAAGCGTGGATGCATCCATGAAGTCGCACTTGCTGCAATGGGTAAGCAGACCGAGTTAGTCGAGCTTAGATACACGATATCAAGCTAA
- a CDS encoding PspA/IM30 family protein gives MSVIKRVRDMTAASLNDRLEKSEDPVRVIDQFLWSTHQEITQSDGLQRQYATHTEHLKRQWQEAAQWVNKREQQAVTALKAGEDNIARMALQDKASHEEQAERYQQLYEQSKMELTELEQLLLELRSEYRSVYDRRQFYVARMESLRLQQRLNARTGPGNTDPSQMFRKIDDRMTDLELETKSLRDLRRMGQEWTYQAGTYVKNAIDQELEQLKQKLQQGG, from the coding sequence ATGAGCGTAATCAAAAGAGTGCGGGATATGACGGCAGCTTCACTGAATGATCGGTTGGAGAAGTCGGAAGACCCAGTTCGCGTAATTGATCAGTTTCTATGGTCTACCCATCAAGAAATTACGCAAAGTGATGGGCTTCAAAGACAATATGCGACTCACACAGAGCATCTGAAGCGACAATGGCAAGAAGCAGCGCAATGGGTAAATAAGAGAGAGCAACAAGCGGTAACAGCATTAAAAGCTGGTGAAGATAATATTGCGAGAATGGCATTGCAAGATAAGGCTTCGCATGAGGAACAAGCAGAGCGATATCAACAATTGTATGAACAAAGCAAAATGGAATTAACAGAATTGGAGCAACTGCTACTGGAGCTACGTTCAGAATATCGCAGCGTTTACGATCGGCGTCAGTTCTATGTAGCAAGAATGGAATCATTACGGTTACAGCAACGTTTAAATGCAAGAACAGGACCAGGCAATACAGATCCTTCACAGATGTTTCGTAAAATCGATGACCGCATGACGGATCTCGAGCTTGAAACGAAGAGCTTACGAGATCTAAGACGGATGGGACAGGAATGGACCTATCAAGCAGGTACTTATGTGAAGAATGCAATTGACCAAGAGCTTGAACAATTAAAGCAAAAGCTTCAGCAAGGAGGTTAA